In one window of Opitutus sp. GAS368 DNA:
- a CDS encoding peptide ABC transporter substrate-binding protein — translation MCLFAAIESGCSKQAIAPATGVLRVSQRNEPATLDPQLATLPDEFFVIRALSEGLVTPSPVGGTPLPAVASHWEASADGLTWTFHLSGGSFWSNGDVVTAQDFVWSIKRALTPATAVPKASLFFPIRNAAAFLRGTVTDFAAVGVTAPDPRTLVITLARPTADFLAIAASGPWIPVHPATVEKFGADWARPEHYVGNGRFLLAEWRPHQRIVVRKNPHHLTSHLTQLAGIEFLAFDNGDSEERAFRAGQLDVTMAVPVTKLAGYRTAEPPVLHSVPLFETRYLVLNTTRPPLNDVRVRQALALALDRTALVEKVLLSGQPAFNFVPAGLGGYAPSAQIKEDAAKARSLLAAAGFPGGEGFPRLELSSWPVNPAQLEAIQQMWRRELGIEVALASREARTHLVSLASGDFAIAFMTAIPDYDGASDLFTQLTSGHPLNYPHWRNAEFDHQVATARSLTDPSAYQGAERILLNEMPVIPLYFNAQNFLVAPRVHGWQADRLWTRFYGGLSVE, via the coding sequence TTGTGCCTTTTTGCGGCCATTGAATCCGGTTGTTCCAAGCAGGCGATCGCGCCCGCGACCGGCGTGCTGCGCGTCAGCCAGCGCAACGAGCCGGCCACGCTCGACCCGCAGCTCGCCACGCTGCCCGACGAGTTCTTTGTCATCCGCGCCCTGAGCGAGGGGCTCGTCACGCCCAGTCCCGTGGGCGGCACGCCGCTGCCGGCTGTGGCCTCGCATTGGGAAGCCTCGGCCGACGGCCTGACGTGGACTTTCCATCTCAGCGGCGGCTCCTTCTGGTCGAACGGCGACGTGGTCACCGCGCAGGACTTTGTGTGGTCCATCAAGCGCGCCCTTACCCCGGCCACGGCGGTCCCCAAGGCCTCGCTCTTTTTTCCCATCAGGAATGCCGCGGCATTCCTGCGCGGCACCGTCACCGATTTCGCCGCGGTCGGGGTGACCGCCCCCGACCCGCGCACGCTGGTCATCACCCTGGCCCGGCCCACGGCCGATTTCCTGGCGATTGCCGCAAGTGGACCGTGGATCCCGGTGCACCCGGCCACGGTGGAAAAGTTCGGCGCGGATTGGGCCCGCCCGGAGCATTATGTCGGCAACGGCCGGTTCCTCCTCGCGGAATGGCGGCCCCACCAGCGCATCGTCGTGCGGAAAAACCCGCACCACCTGACTTCCCACCTCACGCAGCTCGCGGGCATCGAGTTCCTCGCGTTCGACAACGGCGACAGCGAGGAACGCGCCTTCCGCGCCGGGCAGCTCGATGTGACGATGGCGGTGCCGGTCACCAAGCTCGCGGGCTACCGCACCGCCGAGCCGCCCGTCCTGCACAGCGTGCCGCTGTTCGAGACGCGTTATCTCGTGCTGAACACGACGCGCCCGCCGCTCAATGACGTCCGCGTGCGCCAGGCGCTGGCGCTCGCCCTCGACCGCACGGCGCTCGTGGAGAAGGTGCTGCTCAGCGGCCAGCCCGCGTTCAATTTCGTGCCCGCCGGCCTCGGCGGCTACGCCCCGTCAGCGCAGATCAAGGAGGACGCCGCCAAAGCGCGGAGCCTGCTGGCCGCGGCCGGCTTTCCCGGAGGCGAGGGATTCCCCCGGCTCGAGCTGTCGTCCTGGCCCGTGAACCCCGCGCAGCTCGAGGCCATCCAGCAAATGTGGCGGCGCGAGCTGGGCATCGAGGTCGCCCTCGCCTCGCGCGAGGCGCGCACTCATCTCGTATCGCTCGCGAGCGGCGACTTCGCGATCGCCTTCATGACGGCCATTCCGGACTACGACGGCGCCTCGGACCTGTTCACCCAGCTGACCAGCGGCCACCCGCTCAACTACCCGCACTGGCGCAACGCGGAGTTCGACCATCAGGTGGCGACCGCCCGGAGCCTGACTGATCCTTCCGCCTACCAAGGGGCGGAGCGGATCCTCCTCAACGAGATGCCGGTCATCCCGTTGTATTTCAACGCCCAGAACTTCCTCGTGGCGCCGCGCGTGCACGGCTGGCAGGCCGACCGGCTCTGGACGCGGTTTTATGGCGGGTTGTCCGTCGAGTGA
- a CDS encoding M28 family metallopeptidase: MKIKLLLVSFFGAAAVALAADPTPAISSANILAHTKVLSSDEFEGRAPGTPGEEKSVAYLVGEFKKLGLQPGNPDGTYIQNVPLVGITSTPTLSFNIDGHTLALEHVNEFIGPSSRITPHVEAKDTDVVFVGYGVVAPEFGWDDYKGVDVKGKTVIMLINDPPVIDPATGQLDPKVFGGKAMTYYGRWTYKYEIAAAKGAAACLIVHETGPAGYPYAVLVGSNTRENFEISAPDKNASHVAMQGWLTLDTARKVFAAAGQNYDTLKAAAVSRDFRPVTLGAKASFAVDNVLRNVASRNVVALLPGSDPKLRNEYLIYTAHWDHLGRDPRLKGDQIYNGAADNAAGCAVLLELARAFSQLPPDQRPKRSILFLSVTAEEKGLLGSRYYASDPLYPLNRTLANINMDGANQFGPTSDMATVGFGASTIDDIGIAVAAAQGREMKPEAHPENGSYYRSDHFEFAKVGVPSYYPKNGRTYIGMPADFAEKQVQDYIANRYHKVTDEVQPDWTFEGAAQDTLFLLQVGWRIANGDTWPEWKPGNEFKARRDAMMKAAGK; this comes from the coding sequence ATGAAAATCAAGCTGCTGTTGGTTTCCTTCTTCGGCGCCGCCGCGGTCGCGCTGGCGGCAGACCCGACGCCCGCCATCTCCTCCGCGAACATCCTCGCACACACCAAGGTCCTCTCGTCGGACGAGTTCGAGGGCCGCGCCCCCGGCACGCCGGGTGAGGAGAAGTCCGTCGCCTACCTGGTCGGCGAGTTCAAGAAGCTCGGCCTGCAGCCGGGCAACCCCGACGGCACCTACATTCAGAATGTGCCGCTGGTCGGCATCACCTCGACGCCCACCCTGTCGTTCAACATCGACGGCCACACCCTCGCGCTGGAGCACGTCAATGAGTTCATCGGCCCCTCCAGCCGCATCACGCCGCACGTGGAGGCGAAGGACACCGACGTCGTGTTCGTCGGCTACGGCGTGGTCGCGCCGGAGTTCGGCTGGGACGACTACAAGGGCGTCGACGTGAAGGGCAAGACGGTCATCATGCTCATCAACGACCCGCCGGTCATCGACCCCGCCACCGGCCAGCTCGACCCGAAGGTTTTCGGCGGCAAGGCCATGACCTACTACGGCCGCTGGACCTACAAATACGAGATTGCCGCCGCGAAGGGCGCGGCCGCCTGCCTCATCGTCCACGAAACCGGCCCCGCCGGCTATCCGTATGCCGTGCTCGTGGGCAGCAACACCCGGGAAAATTTCGAGATCAGCGCGCCGGATAAAAACGCCAGCCACGTCGCCATGCAGGGCTGGCTGACGCTCGACACGGCCCGCAAGGTCTTCGCCGCCGCCGGCCAGAACTATGACACGCTCAAGGCCGCCGCCGTGAGCCGTGATTTCCGCCCCGTGACCCTCGGCGCCAAGGCGTCGTTCGCCGTCGACAACGTCCTGCGCAACGTCGCCTCGCGCAATGTCGTCGCGCTGCTGCCCGGCTCCGACCCGAAGCTGCGCAACGAATACCTCATCTATACCGCGCACTGGGACCATCTGGGCCGGGACCCGCGGCTGAAGGGCGACCAGATCTACAACGGCGCGGCCGACAACGCCGCGGGGTGCGCCGTGCTGCTCGAGCTCGCCCGCGCCTTCAGCCAGTTGCCGCCCGACCAGCGCCCGAAGCGCAGCATCCTGTTCCTCTCCGTCACGGCCGAGGAGAAGGGCCTGCTCGGCTCGCGCTACTACGCGTCGGATCCCCTCTATCCGTTGAACAGGACGCTCGCGAACATCAACATGGACGGTGCCAACCAGTTCGGCCCGACCAGCGACATGGCCACGGTCGGCTTCGGCGCCTCGACCATCGACGACATCGGCATCGCCGTCGCCGCCGCCCAGGGCCGCGAGATGAAGCCCGAGGCCCACCCCGAGAACGGCTCCTATTACCGCAGCGACCACTTCGAGTTCGCGAAGGTCGGCGTGCCTTCCTACTACCCGAAGAACGGCCGCACCTACATCGGCATGCCGGCGGACTTCGCCGAGAAGCAGGTGCAGGACTACATCGCCAACCGCTACCACAAGGTCACCGACGAGGTGCAGCCCGACTGGACCTTCGAGGGCGCGGCGCAGGACACCCTGTTCCTGCTGCAGGTCGGCTGGCGCATCGCCAACGGCGACACCTGGCCGGAGTGGAAACCCGGCAACGAGTTCAAGGCCCGGCGCGATGCGATGATGAAGGCCGCCGGCAAATAA
- a CDS encoding peptide ABC transporter substrate-binding protein, protein MRRPAFICLLFSVLCLLITGCAKRETLVERGNREGIFHISVGSEPSDLDPHTVTGLGEAKLVQALFDPLVSFEPGTLAPVPALAASWDISPDGMTYTFHLRVDAKWSDGSPLTAQDCVESWKRILTPTLAADYAYFLYLIRGAEAFHQGKTTDFSTVAAVARDPHTLVVTLTHPAPYFLQALLNSCWRPVNVRAIAAVGDPYRRGTPWTRPGKLVSSGAFVLKEWTTQQRVVVEKSPTYYDRDRVRLNAIHFYPTDSIDAEERAFRSGQLHATYSLPLSKIQPAQRDHNPALRIDLNMETYFFRLNVRKAPLGDARVRRALALAVDRDTIANKILPGGRLPAPTFVPPLLKGYTPPAGQRYDPAAARQLLAEAGHANGVGLPPIEILYNNSEILRLVAEAIQQMWHRDLGIDVRLVNQEYKSVFASRRNGDYQVLLGSWTADYLDATTFLDLWRSDSGNNHTGWSDPTYDALSNRANTMADPVARAAVLAEAEALVLDAAPIIPIYFNTHVYFLSPAVKGWQPTPTDHSDFRYVWLEAGK, encoded by the coding sequence ATGCGTCGTCCCGCTTTTATCTGTCTTCTGTTCTCTGTCCTCTGTCTTCTGATCACCGGCTGCGCGAAGCGCGAGACGCTCGTCGAGCGCGGCAACCGCGAGGGCATCTTCCATATCAGCGTCGGCTCGGAGCCCTCTGATCTCGACCCGCATACGGTCACCGGCCTGGGCGAGGCCAAGCTGGTCCAGGCGCTGTTCGACCCGCTGGTGAGCTTTGAACCCGGCACGCTCGCCCCGGTGCCCGCGCTGGCCGCGAGCTGGGATATCTCCCCCGACGGGATGACCTACACCTTCCACCTCCGCGTGGATGCGAAGTGGAGCGACGGTTCGCCCCTCACGGCCCAGGACTGCGTGGAATCGTGGAAGCGCATCCTCACCCCGACCCTGGCGGCCGACTACGCCTACTTCCTCTACCTCATCCGCGGCGCCGAGGCTTTCCACCAGGGAAAGACGACGGACTTCTCGACGGTCGCCGCCGTCGCGCGCGATCCCCACACGCTCGTCGTCACGCTCACGCACCCGGCCCCCTATTTCCTCCAGGCCCTCCTCAACTCCTGCTGGCGTCCGGTCAACGTCCGCGCCATCGCCGCCGTCGGCGATCCCTACCGGCGGGGCACCCCCTGGACGCGGCCCGGCAAGCTCGTGTCGAGCGGCGCCTTCGTGCTGAAGGAATGGACCACGCAGCAGCGCGTGGTTGTCGAGAAATCCCCGACCTACTACGACCGCGACCGCGTGCGCCTCAACGCGATCCATTTCTACCCCACCGACAGCATCGACGCCGAGGAACGCGCCTTCCGCTCCGGCCAGCTCCACGCCACCTATTCGCTCCCCCTCTCCAAGATCCAGCCCGCCCAGCGCGACCACAATCCCGCGCTCCGGATCGACCTTAACATGGAGACCTATTTCTTCCGCCTCAACGTCCGCAAGGCGCCCCTCGGCGATGCGCGCGTGCGGCGCGCGCTCGCGCTGGCCGTCGACCGCGACACCATCGCGAACAAAATCCTCCCGGGTGGCCGTCTGCCCGCGCCGACCTTTGTGCCCCCCCTGCTCAAGGGTTACACGCCGCCCGCCGGCCAGCGCTATGATCCGGCCGCCGCCCGCCAGCTCCTGGCGGAGGCCGGTCACGCCAACGGCGTAGGCCTGCCGCCCATTGAGATTCTCTACAACAACTCCGAGATTCTCCGCCTGGTCGCCGAGGCCATCCAGCAGATGTGGCACCGCGACCTCGGGATCGACGTGCGCCTCGTGAACCAGGAATACAAGAGCGTCTTCGCCAGCCGGCGCAATGGCGACTATCAGGTCCTCCTCGGCAGCTGGACCGCCGACTACCTCGACGCCACGACCTTCCTGGACCTGTGGCGCAGCGACTCCGGCAACAACCACACCGGCTGGTCCGATCCGACGTATGACGCCCTTTCCAACCGCGCCAACACCATGGCCGACCCGGTGGCCCGCGCCGCGGTCCTCGCGGAGGCCGAGGCCCTCGTCCTCGACGCCGCGCCCATCATTCCGATCTACTTCAACACCCACGTCTATTTCCTCTCCCCGGCCGTCAAGGGCTGGCAGCCCACCCCGACGGACCACTCCGATTTCCGCTATGTCTGGCTGGAGGCCGGCAAGTAA
- a CDS encoding DUF721 domain-containing protein, translating into MVKKTSDVPQEFSRAVENLIADIRDLPQDTGRSKKRRPTELTTVIDELMVKYRISHDSVEHSIREKWSELVGVANASYSHPLTVEKKLLVVLVSHAVVRNELFMHRDSIVEKLRKLPGCGEIKGLALRSG; encoded by the coding sequence GTGGTTAAAAAAACTTCAGACGTCCCCCAGGAATTTTCCCGCGCGGTCGAGAACCTCATCGCCGACATCCGCGACCTGCCGCAGGACACCGGCCGCTCGAAAAAGCGCCGGCCGACCGAGCTGACCACCGTCATCGACGAGCTGATGGTCAAATACCGCATCAGCCACGACTCGGTGGAGCACAGCATCCGCGAGAAATGGTCCGAACTCGTCGGCGTGGCCAACGCCTCCTACTCGCATCCGCTCACCGTGGAGAAGAAACTGCTCGTCGTGCTCGTCTCCCACGCCGTCGTCCGCAACGAGCTGTTCATGCACCGCGACTCCATCGTGGAAAAACTCCGGAAACTGCCCGGCTGCGGCGAGATCAAGGGCCTGGCCCTGCGGTCGGGGTGA
- the ispD gene encoding 2-C-methyl-D-erythritol 4-phosphate cytidylyltransferase has product MSRTAAILLAAGSSRRMDGAVPDKILAPLGGKPVFAHTAATFYRSGVVDTFIVTYRDQQQMVELSAYAPTPTLFVPGGDERQDSVAAALAELPDDVGYVFIHDCARPLVRVEQLIALHKIVRREDAVVLAHRVTDTIKEHRGEGRLRTLDRKHLWAMETPQVFARKLICRAYAAVAQRKLTITDDAAAVELLKHPVALLENPHPNPKLTTPADLAYLEFLLAGADPADLFLP; this is encoded by the coding sequence ATGAGCCGCACCGCCGCCATCCTTCTCGCCGCCGGCAGCAGCCGCCGCATGGACGGCGCCGTGCCGGACAAGATCCTCGCGCCGCTCGGGGGCAAGCCGGTCTTCGCCCACACCGCCGCCACCTTCTACCGCAGCGGCGTGGTCGACACGTTCATCGTCACCTACCGCGACCAGCAACAGATGGTCGAACTGTCCGCCTATGCGCCGACCCCGACCCTCTTCGTGCCCGGTGGCGACGAACGCCAGGATTCCGTCGCGGCCGCGCTCGCCGAGCTGCCCGACGACGTCGGCTATGTGTTCATCCACGACTGCGCCCGGCCGCTCGTCCGCGTCGAGCAACTGATCGCGCTCCACAAGATCGTCCGCCGCGAGGACGCCGTCGTGCTCGCCCACCGCGTGACCGACACCATCAAGGAGCACCGCGGCGAGGGCCGGCTGCGCACGCTCGACCGGAAGCATCTTTGGGCGATGGAGACCCCGCAGGTCTTCGCCCGGAAACTGATTTGCCGCGCCTACGCCGCCGTGGCCCAGCGGAAACTCACCATCACCGACGACGCCGCGGCGGTCGAGCTGCTCAAGCATCCCGTCGCCCTCCTCGAAAATCCGCATCCGAATCCGAAGCTCACCACGCCGGCCGACCTCGCCTACCTCGAATTCCTGCTGGCCGGCGCCGATCCCGCGGACCTGTTCCTGCCATGA
- a CDS encoding ABC transporter ATP-binding protein gives MLRRFRPYFRYLKSNRGTLVAAIFYGLIFGVSTGLGFPTLVKYVFPPIFDRSGTPLPINTILLIVGTVPLVFLLRAVSGYLNSYYVQLTGQRILEGVRLEYFSKLQWLPLSYLQRKSSGDLISRGTSDTAQLQFTLSLIADDGVKQPIQLLFALGFLIWQAFATDGAALVLVCLAVVPLTVLPVHYVGKKIVARALQVQNQIGDISSHFVENLAGAREVRAFGLEQREIQRFGRATGALVIAQMKTVKYSKALTPAIEILCGAGIAATLLFAYKAGVKWETFFAIIMALYLCYEPIKKIGYLNTELNRGTASMERLEQVLNEPLIITDPAAPVPVTKLRGHVEFKDVTFAYGDSPALKKVNASIPAGTVCALVGPSGAGKSTFANLVPRFFEAGAGAITIDGIEVRAMRLADLRRNIALVSQEPVLFNDTIYNNLALGTAVTSRDEILAAARLAHAHEFIEKLPQGYDTMVGERGALLSGGQKQRIAIARAFLRHAPILILDEATSALDSDSEAAVQDALRRLVSGRTVLIIAHRFSTIRDASMILVFDQGEIVAQGDHASLYAGNALYKSLYDRQNTGV, from the coding sequence ATGCTCCGCCGCTTCCGCCCCTATTTCCGCTACCTCAAGTCGAACCGCGGCACGCTGGTCGCCGCCATCTTCTACGGCCTGATCTTCGGTGTCTCCACCGGGCTCGGTTTTCCCACGCTGGTCAAATACGTCTTCCCACCGATCTTTGACCGCAGTGGGACGCCCCTGCCCATCAACACGATCCTGTTGATCGTCGGCACCGTGCCACTGGTCTTCCTCCTGCGGGCCGTCAGCGGCTACCTCAACAGTTATTATGTGCAGCTGACCGGCCAGCGCATCCTGGAGGGCGTCCGGCTCGAGTATTTCAGCAAGCTCCAGTGGCTGCCTCTCTCCTACCTGCAGCGGAAATCCAGTGGCGACCTGATTTCCCGGGGCACCTCCGATACCGCGCAATTGCAATTCACCCTCTCCCTGATCGCCGACGATGGCGTGAAACAGCCGATCCAGCTGCTGTTCGCCCTCGGTTTCCTCATCTGGCAGGCCTTCGCCACCGATGGCGCCGCGCTCGTGCTGGTCTGCCTCGCGGTCGTGCCACTCACCGTCCTGCCCGTGCATTACGTGGGCAAGAAAATCGTCGCCCGCGCCCTGCAGGTGCAGAACCAGATCGGCGACATCTCCTCGCATTTCGTGGAGAACCTCGCCGGCGCCCGGGAAGTCCGGGCCTTCGGCTTGGAACAGCGGGAGATCCAGCGCTTTGGCCGGGCCACCGGTGCGCTCGTCATCGCGCAGATGAAGACCGTGAAATATTCCAAGGCGCTGACACCCGCCATCGAGATCCTTTGTGGCGCCGGCATCGCCGCCACCCTGCTCTTCGCCTACAAGGCGGGCGTCAAATGGGAGACGTTCTTTGCCATCATCATGGCGCTCTACCTCTGCTACGAGCCGATCAAGAAGATCGGCTACCTCAACACGGAGCTGAACCGCGGCACCGCCTCGATGGAGCGGTTGGAGCAAGTGCTCAATGAGCCGCTGATCATCACGGACCCGGCCGCGCCCGTGCCGGTCACCAAGCTCCGCGGCCATGTGGAGTTCAAGGACGTCACCTTCGCCTATGGCGACAGCCCCGCGCTGAAAAAGGTCAACGCCAGCATCCCCGCCGGCACGGTCTGCGCGCTGGTCGGCCCGAGCGGCGCGGGCAAGAGCACCTTCGCCAACCTTGTGCCGCGCTTTTTCGAGGCCGGCGCCGGCGCGATCACCATCGACGGCATCGAGGTGCGCGCGATGAGGCTCGCCGATCTGCGCCGCAACATCGCGCTCGTCTCGCAGGAGCCCGTTCTTTTCAACGACACGATCTACAACAACCTCGCCCTCGGCACCGCCGTCACGTCGCGCGACGAGATCCTGGCCGCCGCCCGCCTGGCCCACGCCCACGAGTTCATCGAGAAGCTGCCGCAGGGCTACGACACGATGGTCGGCGAGCGCGGCGCCCTGCTCTCCGGCGGTCAGAAGCAGCGCATCGCCATCGCCCGCGCCTTCCTCCGCCACGCGCCCATCCTCATCCTCGACGAGGCCACCAGCGCGCTCGACTCCGACAGCGAGGCGGCGGTGCAGGACGCGCTCCGTCGGCTCGTCTCGGGCCGGACCGTGCTCATCATCGCCCACCGCTTCAGCACCATCCGCGACGCGTCGATGATCCTCGTGTTCGATCAGGGCGAGATCGTCGCGCAGGGCGACCACGCGTCGCTCTACGCCGGCAACGCGCTCTACAAGTCCCTTTACGACCGCCAGAACACCGGAGTTTAA
- a CDS encoding ABC transporter permease subunit, whose amino-acid sequence MFRFVVRRLLQTIPVLFVIITATFFMVRFVPGGPFTAERAIPPEILKNLEAHYGLDQPLWRQYTNYLGRIVRGDLGPSFKYPNRSVNEIIAQTLPVSLELGGWALLVALSLGLPLGIFAAARHNTWLDYVCSAVGMIGICVPTFVLGPLLALCLGVYLQWFNVSGWYGPTDRILPGITLGFVYAAYVMRLTRGGMLEVLNQDYIRTARAKGASELRVIFRHALRGGLLPVVAFLGPAIAGILTGSFVIETIFQIPGLGRQFVISAFSRDYTLVLGTVILYATLIVVCNLVVDVVQVWLNPKLKFE is encoded by the coding sequence ATGTTCCGCTTCGTCGTCCGCCGCCTGCTGCAGACCATCCCGGTCCTCTTCGTGATCATCACGGCGACGTTCTTCATGGTGCGCTTCGTTCCCGGCGGGCCGTTCACGGCCGAGCGGGCCATTCCGCCCGAGATCCTGAAAAACCTCGAGGCCCACTACGGCCTCGATCAGCCGCTCTGGCGCCAATACACCAACTACCTCGGCCGCATTGTGCGCGGCGATCTGGGCCCGTCGTTCAAGTATCCCAACCGTTCCGTCAATGAGATCATCGCGCAGACGCTGCCCGTGTCGCTCGAACTCGGCGGCTGGGCGCTCCTTGTCGCCCTGAGCTTGGGCCTGCCCCTGGGCATCTTTGCCGCCGCCCGGCACAATACCTGGCTGGACTATGTCTGCAGCGCGGTTGGCATGATCGGCATCTGCGTGCCGACTTTCGTGCTCGGTCCGCTGCTCGCCCTCTGTCTGGGCGTCTACCTGCAATGGTTTAACGTCTCGGGGTGGTATGGCCCCACCGACCGCATCCTGCCGGGCATCACCCTGGGTTTCGTCTACGCCGCCTATGTAATGCGCCTGACCCGCGGCGGCATGCTTGAGGTGCTCAATCAGGATTATATCCGCACTGCCCGCGCCAAGGGCGCGTCGGAGTTGCGCGTCATCTTCCGGCACGCCCTGCGCGGCGGCCTGCTGCCCGTCGTCGCCTTCCTCGGACCCGCGATCGCCGGCATCCTCACGGGCTCGTTCGTCATCGAGACGATCTTCCAGATCCCCGGCCTCGGCCGGCAGTTTGTCATCAGCGCCTTCAGCCGCGACTACACCCTCGTGCTCGGCACGGTCATCCTCTACGCGACGCTGATCGTGGTCTGCAACCTGGTGGTCGACGTCGTGCAGGTGTGGCTCAACCCGAAGCTGAAGTTCGAATGA
- a CDS encoding ABC transporter permease, protein MSADLEQGTSPWQDAWHRLQKNRLAVLGGVTLLVLAVLCLAGPWFLRATYQEQNLDLGATAPSGAHWLGTDTLGRDLLVRLLYGGRISLGVGLCATFVALTIGVVYGAVAGYVGGKADAVMMRLVDIIYALPFTIFVILLMVFFGRNIVLLFVAIGAVEWLTMARIVRSQIMALKKMEFIEAARALGFGHRRIIFRHLLPNALGPIIVYTTLTIPGVMLLEAFLSFLGLGVQPPMSSWGTLIKDGAEKMEEFWWLLVFPGGIFSLALFSLNFLGDGLRDALDVRAAKD, encoded by the coding sequence TTGTCTGCAGACCTCGAACAGGGCACCTCGCCCTGGCAGGATGCGTGGCATCGCTTGCAGAAGAACCGGCTGGCGGTGCTCGGTGGCGTCACGTTGCTCGTGCTGGCGGTGCTGTGCCTCGCCGGCCCGTGGTTCCTGCGCGCCACCTACCAGGAGCAAAACCTCGATCTCGGCGCCACGGCGCCGTCGGGGGCCCATTGGCTCGGCACCGACACGCTCGGCCGCGACCTGCTCGTGCGGCTGCTCTACGGCGGCCGCATCTCGCTCGGCGTCGGGCTCTGCGCCACGTTTGTCGCGCTGACCATCGGCGTCGTCTACGGCGCCGTCGCCGGCTATGTCGGCGGCAAGGCCGACGCCGTCATGATGCGCCTCGTGGACATCATCTACGCCCTGCCCTTCACCATCTTCGTCATCCTGCTGATGGTGTTCTTCGGCCGGAACATCGTGCTGCTCTTCGTCGCCATCGGCGCGGTGGAGTGGCTGACGATGGCGCGCATTGTCCGCAGCCAGATCATGGCGCTGAAGAAAATGGAGTTCATCGAGGCGGCCCGGGCGCTCGGCTTCGGCCACCGTCGCATCATTTTCCGCCACCTGCTGCCCAACGCCCTCGGCCCGATCATCGTCTACACCACGCTGACCATCCCGGGCGTGATGCTGCTCGAGGCGTTCCTGAGTTTCCTCGGCCTCGGCGTCCAGCCGCCCATGAGCTCGTGGGGCACGCTCATCAAGGACGGCGCCGAGAAGATGGAGGAGTTCTGGTGGCTGCTCGTCTTCCCCGGCGGCATCTTCTCCCTGGCGCTTTTCTCGCTCAATTTCCTCGGCGACGGGTTGCGGGACGCCTTGGATGTCCGGGCCGCCAAGGATTGA
- the pyrF gene encoding orotidine-5'-phosphate decarboxylase, with product MPCDLILALDVPTREAAAPILRQLRGQLRWVKIGLQMFTAYGPDYVREVAGLGFNIFLDLKLHDIPNTVAKAVESLGPLPIQMLTLHTAGGGEMMRAAKAAQQKTNPNLLLLGVTVLTSMDSAGLNEIGVTAQSADQVARLGKLAADSGLRGLVCSPLEVRLLRAKLPAEVQLVTPGIRLASEAGSDDQKRVMTPADAARAGSTYIVVGRPILQAADPAAAARMILAELASSKAEGLKG from the coding sequence ATGCCTTGTGATCTGATCCTGGCCCTCGATGTCCCCACGCGCGAAGCCGCCGCGCCGATCCTCCGCCAGTTGCGCGGCCAGCTCCGCTGGGTGAAGATCGGCCTGCAGATGTTCACCGCCTACGGCCCCGACTATGTGCGCGAGGTCGCCGGCCTGGGTTTCAACATCTTCCTCGACCTGAAACTGCACGACATTCCCAACACCGTGGCCAAGGCCGTCGAGTCGCTGGGCCCGCTTCCAATCCAGATGCTGACCTTGCACACCGCCGGCGGCGGCGAGATGATGCGCGCCGCCAAGGCCGCCCAGCAGAAGACCAATCCCAACCTGCTCCTGCTTGGCGTCACCGTGCTCACCTCGATGGATTCCGCCGGGCTGAATGAGATCGGTGTCACCGCCCAGTCCGCCGACCAGGTCGCCCGCCTCGGGAAACTCGCCGCCGATTCCGGCCTGCGCGGGCTCGTCTGCTCGCCGCTTGAGGTCCGGTTGCTTCGCGCGAAGCTGCCCGCCGAGGTGCAACTCGTCACACCGGGCATCCGCCTCGCGAGCGAAGCGGGTAGCGACGACCAAAAGCGCGTCATGACGCCCGCCGACGCCGCGCGCGCCGGCTCCACCTACATTGTCGTCGGCCGGCCCATCCTGCAGGCCGCCGATCCCGCGGCCGCCGCCCGGATGATCCTCGCGGAGCTCGCATCATCAAAGGCTGAAGGACTGAAAGGCTGA
- the ispF gene encoding 2-C-methyl-D-erythritol 2,4-cyclodiphosphate synthase — MTALRIGHGYDIHRTAAGRPLVLGGVKFDAPFGLDGHSDADALTHAICDALLGAAGLPDIGHQFPNTDPRWKNADSQILLQRVVAALRERGWAPVNVDATLIAEQPKLAPRLAEMKAVLARSTGLPVDAIGLKATTNEGADDIGRGLAIAAHAVALIGKLPA, encoded by the coding sequence ATGACCGCCCTGCGCATCGGCCACGGCTACGACATCCATCGCACGGCCGCGGGCCGGCCGCTCGTACTCGGCGGCGTGAAATTTGACGCGCCCTTCGGGCTCGACGGCCACTCCGACGCCGACGCCCTCACCCACGCCATCTGCGACGCCCTGCTCGGCGCCGCCGGCCTGCCGGACATCGGCCACCAGTTCCCGAACACCGACCCGCGGTGGAAAAACGCCGACTCGCAGATCCTGCTGCAGCGTGTCGTTGCCGCCCTGCGCGAGCGCGGCTGGGCGCCGGTCAATGTCGACGCCACGCTGATCGCCGAGCAGCCGAAGCTCGCCCCGCGCCTCGCCGAGATGAAGGCGGTCCTTGCGAGATCCACCGGCCTGCCCGTCGATGCCATCGGCCTGAAAGCTACGACCAACGAGGGCGCCGACGACATCGGCCGCGGCCTGGCCATCGCCGCCCACGCCGTGGCCTTGATCGGGAAATTGCCGGCATAA